From the genome of Streptomyces sp. NBC_00659, one region includes:
- a CDS encoding ribbon-helix-helix protein, CopG family — translation MGTSVLSLRIDGELLDRLRQHAAKRGMSVQDYVVRTLIRDDFDERFQTAVEETEKFYGVT, via the coding sequence ATGGGGACCAGCGTGCTCAGCCTGCGTATCGACGGGGAGCTGCTCGACCGGCTCCGACAACATGCCGCGAAACGCGGAATGAGCGTCCAGGACTATGTGGTCCGGACGCTCATTCGCGACGACTTCGACGAGCGGTTCCAGACCGCCGTCGAGGAGACGGAGAAGTTCTACGGGGTCACGTGA
- a CDS encoding MFS transporter: MSTGPGADSAPAPATHDSPAARDSPRSSSMFSSLKIRNYRLFFLGQVVSNTGTWMQRIAQDWLVLSLTGSSAAVGITTALQFLPMLLFGLYGGVLVDRLPKRPTLLVTQTAMALTGLALAFLTLSGHVQVWHVYLAAFAVGMATVVDNPARQSFVSEMVGPGQLQNAVSLNSANFQSARLVGPAVAGLLITGVGTGWAFLLNGLSFVAPLASLLLMRSRELHVVERAPRAKGQLREGLRYVAGRPELIWPIVLVGFIGTFGFNFPVWLSAYADDIFDSGAGAYSLFNTLIALGSLAGALLAARRGTARLRVLIAAAVAFGALEVVAATAPTLWLFSLLMVPIGIFGLTVNVTANTSVQMATDPAMRGRVMALFMMVFVGGSPLGAPLIGWVTDVYGPRVGFALGGLVSMTAATVIGLVLARLGGLRVSLGWHHGRPRIRFVPRERSEERLATAV, translated from the coding sequence TTGAGTACGGGACCCGGAGCAGACTCCGCCCCCGCACCAGCCACCCACGACTCCCCAGCCGCCCGCGACTCCCCCCGCTCCTCCTCGATGTTCAGCTCGCTGAAGATCCGGAACTACCGTCTGTTCTTCCTGGGCCAGGTCGTCTCCAACACCGGCACCTGGATGCAGCGCATCGCCCAGGACTGGCTGGTGCTCAGCCTGACCGGCTCCTCCGCCGCGGTCGGTATCACCACCGCGCTGCAGTTCCTGCCGATGCTGCTCTTCGGCCTGTACGGCGGTGTTCTCGTCGACCGTCTTCCCAAGCGCCCCACGCTGCTGGTGACCCAGACGGCGATGGCCCTCACCGGCCTGGCGCTCGCCTTCCTCACCCTCTCCGGCCACGTCCAGGTCTGGCACGTCTATCTCGCCGCGTTCGCCGTCGGTATGGCCACCGTCGTCGACAACCCGGCACGCCAGTCCTTCGTCTCCGAGATGGTCGGCCCCGGCCAGCTCCAGAACGCGGTCAGCCTGAACTCGGCCAACTTCCAGTCCGCGCGCCTGGTCGGACCCGCCGTCGCGGGCCTGCTGATCACCGGCGTGGGAACCGGCTGGGCCTTCCTGCTGAACGGCCTGTCGTTCGTGGCCCCGCTGGCGAGCCTGCTGCTGATGCGGTCCCGTGAACTGCACGTCGTCGAGCGGGCGCCGCGCGCCAAGGGCCAGCTCCGCGAGGGCCTCCGCTATGTCGCCGGGCGCCCCGAACTGATCTGGCCGATCGTCCTCGTCGGCTTCATCGGCACGTTCGGCTTCAACTTCCCCGTCTGGCTGTCGGCGTACGCGGACGACATCTTCGACTCGGGTGCCGGGGCCTACAGCCTCTTCAACACCCTGATAGCGCTGGGTTCGCTGGCCGGAGCGCTGCTCGCGGCCCGGCGCGGCACGGCCCGGCTGCGCGTGCTGATCGCGGCCGCGGTGGCTTTCGGCGCGCTGGAGGTGGTGGCCGCCACGGCGCCCACACTCTGGCTGTTCTCGCTCCTGATGGTCCCGATCGGCATCTTCGGACTGACGGTGAACGTCACCGCGAACACCTCGGTCCAGATGGCCACCGACCCGGCCATGCGCGGCCGGGTCATGGCGCTGTTCATGATGGTCTTCGTGGGCGGCTCGCCGCTCGGCGCGCCGCTGATCGGCTGGGTCACCGACGTCTACGGTCCCCGGGTGGGCTTCGCGCTCGGCGGGCTGGTCTCGATGACCGCGGCGACGGTGATCGGTCTGGTACTGGCCCGCCTCGGCGGCCTGCGGGTCTCCCTCGGGTGGCATCACGGCCGCCCCAGGATCCGCTTCGTCCCGCGCGAGCGGAGCGAGGAACGGCTCGCCACCGCGGTGTGA
- a CDS encoding SGNH/GDSL hydrolase family protein, which yields MLRFMPVGDSMTIGSAGEHTWRYRMWQHLRATYGGPFKIVGPRETLYDKSTGFPDSHEYADPEFPRAHLAGWGEGWLHMAPMIRETVRAQRADVLLVSLGLIDLGFYTNAVQTADNVRAFVEEARAANPRVRMVLLPVIPNVRAESDAPFAAEVAAFNELLAKTVADLDEPRSPLLLASPPPSYDITFDTYDGTHPNASGEHKIAEGFAEAMHQAWDLGDPYTAEPA from the coding sequence ATGCTCAGGTTCATGCCCGTCGGCGACTCCATGACGATCGGTAGCGCGGGCGAACACACGTGGCGTTACCGGATGTGGCAGCACCTGCGCGCGACGTACGGGGGTCCGTTCAAGATCGTCGGCCCGCGCGAGACGCTCTACGACAAGTCGACGGGCTTCCCCGACTCGCACGAGTACGCGGACCCGGAATTCCCCCGCGCCCACCTGGCCGGCTGGGGCGAGGGCTGGCTGCACATGGCCCCGATGATCCGCGAGACGGTCCGCGCGCAGCGCGCCGACGTCCTGCTGGTCTCGCTCGGCCTCATCGACCTCGGCTTCTACACCAACGCCGTGCAGACCGCCGACAACGTCCGTGCCTTCGTCGAGGAGGCCCGCGCCGCGAACCCGCGCGTCCGCATGGTCCTGCTCCCCGTGATACCGAACGTCCGCGCCGAGTCCGACGCCCCTTTCGCCGCCGAGGTGGCCGCCTTCAACGAGCTGCTCGCCAAGACGGTCGCCGACCTCGACGAACCACGCTCTCCCCTGCTGCTCGCGTCCCCGCCCCCCTCGTACGACATCACCTTCGACACGTACGACGGCACCCACCCGAACGCGAGCGGCGAACACAAGATCGCGGAGGGTTTCGCGGAGGCGATGCACCAGGCCTGGGACCTGGGCGATCCGTACACGGCCGAACCGGCCTGA
- a CDS encoding NCS2 family permease, producing MSTSAATKAPAPQEPESRPAQSALDRFFKISERGSSLPREIRGGFATFFAMAYIIVLNPIILGSAKDMYGHHLDNGQLVTATALTAAFTTLLMGVIGNVPIALAAGLGVNTVVALQLAPRMSWPDAMGMVVLAGFIVMLLVATGLRERVMNAVPLGLRKGIAIGIGLFIMLIGLVDSGFVTRIPDIAQTTVPLQLGTDGHLHGWPVLVFVLGTLLTLALIVRKVPGAILISIVTMTVAAVIINAVTTVPSWGLTTPKWPGNPVASPDFGLIGQFSLFGGFGKVGVLTGILFVFTVLLSCFFDAMGTIMGISDEAKLTDAQGNMPGINKVLFVDGVAVAAGGVSSSSATTCFVESTAGVGEGARTGFANVVTGALFAVALFLTPVATMVPSQAATPALIAVGFLIMSHSVKEIDWADYTIAIPAFVTMMMMPFTYSITNGIGMGFITFVVLRLAAGRGRDIPVAMYVVSAVFTFYYLMPALGLT from the coding sequence ATGTCCACCTCGGCCGCCACCAAGGCCCCCGCCCCGCAGGAGCCGGAGTCCCGGCCCGCGCAGAGCGCCCTCGACCGCTTCTTCAAGATCTCCGAGCGGGGTTCCAGCCTTCCGCGGGAGATCCGCGGCGGTTTCGCCACCTTCTTCGCGATGGCGTACATCATCGTGCTGAACCCGATCATCCTGGGCAGCGCGAAGGACATGTACGGGCACCACCTGGACAACGGGCAGCTCGTGACGGCGACCGCGCTGACCGCGGCCTTCACCACGCTCCTCATGGGCGTCATCGGCAATGTGCCGATCGCGCTGGCGGCGGGCCTCGGCGTGAACACGGTCGTCGCCCTCCAGCTCGCGCCCCGGATGTCCTGGCCGGACGCCATGGGCATGGTGGTCCTCGCGGGCTTCATCGTGATGCTCCTGGTCGCCACCGGTCTGCGTGAGCGCGTCATGAACGCGGTGCCGCTCGGCCTGCGCAAGGGCATCGCGATCGGCATCGGCCTGTTCATCATGCTGATCGGCCTGGTCGACTCCGGCTTCGTCACGCGCATCCCGGACATCGCCCAGACGACCGTCCCGCTCCAGCTCGGCACCGACGGTCACCTGCACGGCTGGCCCGTGCTGGTCTTCGTCCTCGGCACCCTGCTCACCCTCGCGCTGATCGTGCGCAAGGTGCCCGGCGCCATCCTCATCTCGATCGTCACCATGACGGTCGCCGCGGTGATCATCAACGCCGTCACCACCGTCCCGTCCTGGGGTCTGACCACCCCGAAGTGGCCGGGCAACCCGGTCGCCAGCCCGGACTTCGGTCTGATCGGCCAGTTCAGCCTCTTCGGCGGCTTCGGCAAGGTCGGCGTGCTGACCGGCATCCTCTTCGTCTTCACCGTGCTGCTGTCGTGCTTCTTCGACGCGATGGGCACGATCATGGGCATCAGCGACGAGGCCAAGCTGACGGACGCGCAGGGCAACATGCCCGGCATCAACAAGGTCCTCTTCGTCGACGGCGTCGCCGTCGCCGCGGGCGGCGTCTCCTCCTCCTCGGCCACCACATGCTTCGTGGAGTCCACGGCCGGCGTCGGCGAGGGCGCCCGTACGGGCTTCGCGAACGTGGTCACCGGCGCGCTGTTCGCCGTCGCCCTGTTCCTGACCCCCGTCGCCACGATGGTCCCGTCCCAGGCGGCCACCCCCGCGCTCATCGCGGTCGGCTTCCTGATCATGTCCCACTCGGTCAAGGAGATCGACTGGGCGGACTACACGATCGCCATCCCGGCCTTCGTGACGATGATGATGATGCCGTTCACCTACTCGATCACCAACGGCATCGGGATGGGCTTCATCACCTTCGTCGTGCTGCGCCTGGCGGCGGGCCGCGGCCGTGACATCCCGGTCGCCATGTACGTGGTGTCGGCCGTGTTCACCTTCTACTACCTCATGCCGGCCCTCGGCCTGACCTGA
- a CDS encoding Uma2 family endonuclease, with translation MTVLEDRIEMADADTDTEALDEWFRRLERMPVPEGFRVEIVGGNVHMTPQRNTHWQIIRQILWAVEDRFGRETKVFSDVRIDFPGHENGFCPDVALLKDTAEPDGGGHWRYQDVEFVAEVISEGTAANDYGPKKAAYAIAEVSVYLIADPYQRRCHVYTHPKGDTYTTETRVDFGEIVDLTTTALGLALKTDEFPRD, from the coding sequence ATGACCGTCCTGGAGGACAGGATCGAGATGGCCGACGCCGACACCGACACCGAGGCTTTGGACGAGTGGTTCCGACGTCTTGAGCGGATGCCTGTCCCCGAAGGATTCCGGGTCGAGATCGTCGGGGGCAACGTCCACATGACACCGCAGCGGAACACCCACTGGCAGATCATTCGCCAGATCCTGTGGGCGGTCGAAGACAGGTTCGGCAGGGAGACCAAGGTCTTCTCGGACGTCCGGATCGACTTCCCCGGCCACGAGAACGGGTTCTGCCCAGACGTCGCCCTGCTCAAGGACACGGCGGAGCCGGACGGCGGGGGCCACTGGCGCTACCAGGACGTGGAGTTCGTCGCCGAGGTGATCTCCGAGGGCACCGCGGCCAACGACTACGGTCCCAAGAAGGCCGCCTACGCGATCGCCGAGGTATCCGTCTACCTGATCGCCGATCCCTACCAGCGCCGCTGCCACGTCTACACCCACCCCAAGGGCGACACCTACACGACAGAGACGAGGGTCGACTTCGGCGAGATCGTCGACCTCACGACGACCGCTCTCGGCCTCGCCCTGAAGACCGACGAGTTCCCGCGCGACTGA
- a CDS encoding aldo/keto reductase: MKYTQLGRTGLKVSRLVLGTMNFGPQTDEADSHAIMDAALDAGINYFDTANVYGWGENKGRTESIIGNWFAKGGDRRDRTVLATKVYGNMGAEGDPWPNHDKLSALNIRRAVEASLKRLRTDYIDVYQFHHVDRSTPFEEIWQAVDVLVRQGKILYVGSSNFPGYKIAQANEIAARRGGTIGLVSEQCLYNLAERRAEMEVVPAAEEYGLGVIPWSPLHGGLLGGVIKKEVEGGRRASGRSADALANTAVRAQIQSYEDLLEKHGLEPGEAALAWLLTRPGVTGPIVGPRTAEQLESALRALELELSEEVLEGLDEIFPGPGPSPEAFAW, from the coding sequence ATGAAGTACACACAGCTCGGACGCACGGGGCTCAAGGTCAGCCGGCTCGTCCTCGGCACGATGAACTTCGGACCGCAGACGGACGAGGCCGACAGCCACGCCATCATGGACGCGGCGCTCGACGCCGGAATCAATTACTTCGACACGGCGAATGTGTACGGCTGGGGCGAGAACAAGGGCCGTACGGAATCGATCATCGGCAACTGGTTCGCCAAGGGCGGCGACCGCCGCGACCGGACGGTCCTCGCCACCAAGGTGTACGGGAACATGGGCGCCGAGGGCGACCCGTGGCCCAACCACGACAAGCTCTCCGCCCTGAACATCCGGCGCGCGGTAGAGGCGAGCCTGAAGCGGCTCCGGACCGACTACATCGACGTCTACCAGTTCCACCACGTCGACCGGTCCACCCCCTTCGAGGAGATCTGGCAGGCGGTCGACGTCCTGGTGCGGCAGGGCAAGATCCTCTACGTGGGGTCCAGCAACTTCCCCGGTTACAAGATCGCCCAGGCCAACGAGATCGCCGCCCGCCGGGGCGGGACCATCGGCCTGGTCAGCGAGCAGTGCCTCTACAACCTCGCCGAGCGCCGCGCCGAGATGGAGGTCGTCCCGGCCGCCGAGGAGTACGGGCTCGGCGTCATCCCCTGGTCGCCGCTGCACGGCGGACTGCTGGGCGGTGTGATCAAGAAGGAGGTCGAGGGCGGCCGCCGGGCGAGCGGCCGCTCCGCCGACGCCCTCGCCAACACGGCCGTACGCGCCCAGATCCAGTCGTACGAGGATCTGCTGGAGAAGCACGGTCTGGAGCCCGGAGAGGCCGCGCTGGCCTGGCTGCTGACCCGTCCCGGTGTCACCGGCCCCATCGTGGGCCCGCGCACCGCGGAGCAGCTCGAATCGGCGCTGCGCGCGCTGGAGCTGGAGCTGTCGGAGGAGGTCCTGGAGGGGCTCGACGAGATCTTCCCGGGCCCGGGCCCGTCCCCCGAGGCGTTCGCCTGGTAG
- a CDS encoding MarR family winged helix-turn-helix transcriptional regulator, which translates to MPDLTHGDDEAAVNALRSAVMRLSRRLKHQRVDESLSPTEMSVLGTLARCGSATPGELARKEHVQPPSMTRIVALLEAKGLVRLEPHPEDRRQKVVTQTDKAEAMLEESRRKRNAFLAGLVEALGEDEWAKLREAAPVLEKLAHI; encoded by the coding sequence ATGCCTGACCTCACCCATGGCGACGACGAGGCCGCCGTGAACGCCTTGCGCTCCGCAGTGATGCGGTTGTCGCGTCGACTCAAGCACCAGCGTGTCGACGAGTCGCTGAGCCCCACCGAAATGTCGGTGCTCGGCACCCTCGCCCGCTGCGGCAGCGCCACGCCCGGCGAGCTCGCCCGCAAGGAACACGTGCAGCCGCCGTCGATGACCCGCATCGTCGCGCTGCTCGAAGCCAAGGGGCTCGTCCGGCTGGAGCCGCACCCCGAGGACCGGCGCCAGAAGGTGGTGACGCAGACCGACAAGGCGGAGGCGATGCTCGAAGAGAGCCGCCGCAAGCGGAACGCGTTCCTTGCCGGACTGGTCGAGGCCCTCGGCGAGGACGAATGGGCCAAGCTCCGCGAGGCCGCTCCCGTCCTGGAGAAGCTCGCGCACATCTGA
- a CDS encoding DUF2530 domain-containing protein, translating into MAKWTPKHEAPEPLEGPVVATITGGTILWFVLFLVQLPFYGWFDDHGHLWWLWTCLAGAGLGLIGIWYVRKRDAAIKRARTDGSPATPVTE; encoded by the coding sequence ATGGCGAAGTGGACCCCCAAGCACGAGGCGCCGGAGCCCCTGGAGGGCCCCGTCGTCGCCACCATCACGGGCGGCACGATCCTCTGGTTCGTCCTCTTCCTGGTGCAGCTGCCGTTCTACGGCTGGTTCGACGACCACGGACACCTGTGGTGGCTGTGGACCTGCCTGGCCGGCGCGGGCCTCGGCCTGATCGGCATCTGGTACGTCCGCAAGCGTGACGCCGCGATCAAGCGCGCCCGGACGGACGGCTCCCCCGCCACCCCCGTGACGGAGTAG
- the thpR gene encoding RNA 2',3'-cyclic phosphodiesterase has product MRLFAAVLPPAGAVRELAPAVDALQRTPGADALRWTGRPGWHFTLAFYGEVADDLVPDLTERLLRAARRTDPFPLSLRGGGHFGGRALWVGAAGDIQTMRLLADRAEAAGRKAGVEMEEHRRYRPHLTVARSRDSADFKPYVAALDAFAGKPWTVGELCLVRSNLPTSGVPGEQPRYETVAGCPLGAGDGTGPAAR; this is encoded by the coding sequence ATGAGACTCTTCGCCGCGGTACTGCCCCCTGCCGGAGCGGTGCGTGAACTGGCCCCTGCGGTGGACGCGTTGCAGCGGACGCCGGGTGCGGACGCCTTGCGCTGGACGGGCCGCCCCGGCTGGCACTTCACCCTCGCGTTCTACGGAGAGGTCGCCGACGACCTCGTCCCGGACCTCACAGAACGGCTGCTGCGGGCCGCCCGTCGCACCGACCCGTTCCCGCTGTCCCTGCGCGGCGGCGGGCACTTCGGCGGGCGTGCCCTGTGGGTGGGCGCGGCGGGGGACATCCAGACCATGCGGCTGCTGGCGGACCGGGCGGAGGCGGCGGGCCGCAAGGCGGGCGTCGAGATGGAGGAGCACCGCCGCTACCGGCCGCATCTCACGGTGGCCCGCAGCCGCGACTCCGCGGACTTCAAGCCGTACGTCGCCGCGCTGGACGCGTTCGCCGGGAAGCCCTGGACGGTGGGTGAGCTGTGTCTCGTCCGCAGCAACCTGCCGACGTCGGGAGTGCCCGGTGAGCAGCCCCGATACGAAACGGTGGCCGGCTGCCCGCTGGGGGCGGGCGACGGGACCGGTCCGGCGGCCCGTTAA